ACGACCAACTGGTAAGGACCACCGTTGTACAACCACTCATCTAAGGAAGCTGCTTCCCAGATGGGGTAGAAGTGCAAGCCAATGGCGTTGGACGAAGGCACAACGGCACCGGAGATGATGTTGTTGCCGTAGATCAACGAACCTGCAACAGGCTCGCGGATGCCGTCGATGTCAACGGGAGGGGCTGCCACGAAGGCAATGATGAAACAGATGGTGGCGGTGAGCAGGGTGGGGATCATCAGAACGCCGAACCAGCCTACGTAGAGGCGATTTTCGGTGCTGGTGACCCAGTTACAAAACTGCTCCCACAGGTTGGCGCTTTCGCGCTGCTGTAGTGTTGTGGTCATATTTATCAGTGCTTAGATGTATCTAAAGTGTTACGCACGTTTAAGTGCATGAGTTAAGACTACGACAATTATTGAGTTTTGTAAAGGGCTGACTTCATAATTCCTGATTAATTTTTTAAGTTTTTTGGCAGTTTGTTGAGAGTTTTTTCATCATGATGGGAAAAGCCGGTTAGGCGGAACGCTTGTCCCACAAAGCTTTCGCAGGCAGGCATAAAAAAGCCGCTAAACCTAAATCTCATGAGGTAGGCGGCAGAGGGTAATTTGTTTCATTTTTGTTACAAAGTGCCTAGGACGGCTGATAGCGGCTCTCTAGATGTGAGTAGGGTTGTGCGTGACGCATCAGCCGGGCGGCCAGGTCATCGCCCGGCCACCCAAAATGTGCAGGTGGAGGTGATCTACGGTTTGTCCACCATCAGCTCCTGTGTTGATCACCACCCGGTAGCCGTTGGTTAAGCCCTCTTGTTCTGCCACCCGCTTGACGGTCAGCAGCAGATGTCCCATAAGGGCGTGGTCTTGGGATTCCGCATCAGCCAGCTTGGGGATCGGTTGCTTGGGGATCACCAGAATATGGACAGGAGCTTGGGGAGCGATGTCTCGAAACGCTAGCGCCAGATTGTCTTCGTAGACGATATCGGCAGGGATCTCGCGGTTAATAATTTTGCTGAACAGGGTTTCTGGTAGGTCACTCATAGGTCGTGAGAGGTTGAAAGGTTAGGTCATGCTAAGAGTCTGGACGTTTTGCACTTCGTCTTCCTCGGGGTATGGGATCAGAGGATTCAACCGGCCAGAACTGTTGTTATTGTAGGGGCTGCGGCCCGTTCATAGACGGACGGATAGGCAGGCAAGTCGGACGATCAGCCAACATCTCATCTTTGCTACCGATCCCACCGAGATTCTCATAGTTCTGATTGGCAAGACAGGCGATTAGGGCGGATCGCTCTCATCTAGGGGCGCAATATTTTCGGTACGGCAATCATTGAGCCATTGGCGAGTAGCCTCGGCCAGAACGCCATAGCTGGTGTCGCGGGGCGGGGTAATCGGCTGCCCATCTGGATAGTTCGCCAATCGGGAAAACATCATGACGAAGCGCCAACCGCTAGGAGTTTCGGTGAGAAACACCCAGTGGTAATGCTCCAAGAGGCGGGCTTCGGTGGCGGTGTATTGACGTTCAAGGGTGACAAAAAAGACTTGGGGCGGCTCTGCCCCCGTGGTGGGATTGTACTGTCCGGGGCCGAGGGTGAGGGGAGCAAAGTCGGGTTTTTCTGCCAGCAGCACGTAGGACTGTTGGCGATCGCTCTCTAGCAAGCTAGCGGCCCGTTGGCTGGTGCGGTTGGCGTAGCTGGGCAGGTCGCGCAGCAGCAGGGTGGTCAGGGTGTCAAGATCGGCGGGGCAGGCCATGTCGGGCCGGATAAACGTATCGGTTGGTTCATCCGGCATGGGGTTAGCGATCGCGGGTGATCTCGCTGGCCATCCCGTGAGGGCGATCGCCAGCCAGGCGATGAGGGTAGTGTGCAGGTAACGTCCCATGGGTAACCTCGGATAAACCTTGGACTAGAGCGAGTCGTTCAT
The sequence above is a segment of the Candidatus Obscuribacterales bacterium genome. Coding sequences within it:
- a CDS encoding histidine triad nucleotide-binding protein, producing the protein MSDLPETLFSKIINREIPADIVYEDNLALAFRDIAPQAPVHILVIPKQPIPKLADAESQDHALMGHLLLTVKRVAEQEGLTNGYRVVINTGADGGQTVDHLHLHILGGRAMTWPPG